TGCTTTCATCCCATTTCCTTACATCCCTGTGCTGAAAAACTTTTGATTAGTTCCATTCTTGTGCAGCTTGGGGCTGGCTACCCAGTCACATGGGGcttaaaaatcacattaaaaacacaaacaaaaatctcCTAGCTGGGCTAAATCaccctggcagccctggggtTCCCAGTGCTTGGAGGTGGACTGCCAAGGCTGGGACCATACTATGGAAGGGGGTCCCCAAGACACACACTCTCCCTCTCATCCTCTACCATACTTTTTTTTAAGGGCAAAAAAGACTCTGCCCAGGTCTGAAAGGCAGCATGCAAATTTTCCCCAGGAAGAAGGCTTTTTCCCAAGATAGCTGTCTGAAAAATTAAAGACAACATACTTAATTTATATTGATAAACTATTTATGTGTGTTGTAGTTTGAATTCCTGGGAAGGTGCAACACTAAAATCAAATTTATATCACAATCCATGACAAAAGAATACAgctaccacaaaaaaaaaaaaagcaggttaTCTAATCTCAAGTAATAGAGGCACTTCAAACAATAAATGTTATAGAATATAAATATCTAATAAGTGCATATGTTTATAGTAtatatttagaattttttttaaatactgtattTATTGAAGACTATAATGCAAGATGTAcagatggaaagaaaacaaatctcaCTCCCCAGGTTACACTTCTTTCAATGTGGCAGAGCACAAGTTGTGCAAATAAATCTTTGATTTAAGCACATGCAGGGAACTGAAATACATACTGGAGCAAGATTTTTGCTGGGAGAATTTGCCATTTACTCTCAGTCTCTTCCCACTGACACTTATGTTAGAGGTAGAGGCAGCCACGGGCTGGGATATGGTCACATATCTCCTATGTTACTGCCCATATATTTCATCTAACTTGAGCACTTCTAGGTATTTTATCTGGAGGTTGACACAATGGAAGAAATCATCATACAAAATAACACAGAGAAtagaaaagtgagaaaaataaaaagtcaacATAGTTTCTTGCTATCATGACACGTTTTCCTTCTCCCAAGCTGTACTTACAGTCTCTTTTACTGAACTGCTCTGACTCAATGCTTGATACTGTTTCACAACCTTACTTCACGCAAAGTCGTTACACAATTGTCACTCCGGCACGCcaactttctctttttaaaaaataatcttagcGTTGAACGCTCCAATTATATCACAGTGCATTTCGGGCTGATTTATAAGTATCACTCAAAAACTCGGAACTGAAAGCCAAAGCCCTTTCTTTCACCCTTAAAGAAATGCTACTCGGCGACACTGAAGGAAGATACCTTTAGTCAAAGAGCAGCGTGAAAACTTCTCCGAGCGTGGAGAGCGAATGTGCCCCGTGTGCGCGGCAGAGCCGCCGGTCCCGTGGGTCCAGAGGAACAGCTTCTGCCTTTCTGCCGTGCGCGCACAGCTGTCAACCACTGAAAAGCTCGTGTGCCGGATCAAAATTAAGAACAAGTTTCCTAGCTtggtggtttggtttgtttattttaaagcactttCTATGCTAAACGCCGGCACGAAAAGCCGTGAGTGTTTGCCCAAGTCCTGTCCGCCCTTGAGCTGCCCGCCCCGCCCGTCTCCATGTGGCACCGCAGGTCCCGTCCTGCCCGGGGCATCCCGGCTGGCCGGCACGGAGGTGTCGCCAGCAGCGGGGAGCAGGATCGCCCCTTCAGTCCTCTCTGCCGACCCGCGGGGCAGCCGAGGGCgcccggggcgcggcggggtcccggcggcggcagcgctcCGGGAGCGCCGGGACCCGCGCGGGGACCGGGGTGGGGTCGGGCGGCCCCTCCGGCGAGGCTGCGGGGCTGCGCTCCCCGGGTTCCCTGTCCCGTCCCACCCCGAGCCGTGCCGCGGGCAGCGCCGGCGTTACCTCCTCCTGCGCcgcgctgctgctgccgccggcCGTGCCCGCTCTGCCCGGGCAGCCAAGCGCCGCCCCCGCGGCCTCCCCCGCCCGGGGGCGGGCTctcggcgcggggcgggcggaggcGCCTGGCGCGGGCTGGGCCCAGGGCGGCCCGACCGATCTCCCTCgctcgctccctccctccctccctcccttccttccttcccgtCCCCTCTGCCGGCGCCCAGCCCGGCAGTAGCTGCCGGCGGGGGCCGCCCCGTTCCCGTGGCAACGCCCGTTCCCGGGCGGCGGCCATGGGCGGCTGGGCCGCGGCGCCATGGCGGCTTGGTGGCTGCAGCGGGCGCGGCGGCCTCCGCGGCGCTGCGCGGCGGTGGGGCAGCTCCCGCCCCGGCGCTGGGGACCGGGCGGCGACCCTGAGCGACCTCCTGCAGAGTTCGGTGGAGGCCGAGGAgccgggcgcggcggcggcggcggcgaggcGGGAGCGGCGCTGCCCCCGGGAGGGCACGGTGCTGCTCTTCCCCGGGCAGGGCAGCCAGTTCGTGGGGATGTGCCGCGGGCTGCAGCAGTACCCCGGCGTGCGGGACATGTACCGCCTGGCCGAGAAGGTGCTGGGCTACGACCTGCTCTCCCTCTGCCTGGAGGGGCCGCGGGACGCGCTGGACcgcacccagcactgccagcccgCCGTGTTCGTCGCCTCCCTGGCCGCCGTGGAGAAGCTCAACCACCTGCAGCCTGAAGTGAGGGGCCGCGCGGGGGGtcggggcggcggcgcccggGGCCTGCCCCGCGGTGCGGCTGAGGCGCCGCTCGGCTCTTGTGTCCCCGCAGGTCGTGGAGCGCTGCGTGGCGGCCGCCGGCTACAGCGTGGGGGAGTTCGCGGCGCTGGTCTTCGCTGGAGCCCTGGGCTTTGCCGAAGGTGCCTGGGGGACGCGCCGAGCTCCCTGCTAGGTTTTCCCAGCCCGGGCCCGTGCTGTTTCCAAAGCCTTGCCTGTTATCACTGTGTCCctcctgctttttgtttttaattagagGACGGATTTTACTTTCTACTTCGACTGTTCGCTTTAACGCGTGTAATACGGCATTAAAAGCATTGACGTTTCACGAGAGTGAACAGCTGCCCTTTCTTGCGCGCAGGTGCCCGCGCTCACATTGACGCAgcatctctgtttctctccGTAGCGCTGTACGCGGTGAAAGTGCGCGCCGAAGCCATGCAAAAGGCGTCGGAAGCTGTCCCCAGTGGAATGCTCTCGGTTGTCGGCCGGCGAGAGGCAAATTACAAATTTGCCTGCCTGGAAGCCCGTAAACACTGTGAATCGCTGGGTATAGAGAACCCCGTGTGCACAGTTTCAAACTATCTGTTTCCAGACAGCAGAGTCATTGCAGGACACTTACAGGTATTGCTTCAGACTAACTATTCCTTCAGTTGAACTGAgcatttcactttttaaaaacttttactTTGCACTTCTGTGTGGGTGTTATGTAAGGCCTTAGTTTGTCCAGAGAAAAGTATTtgatctgtggggtttttttttccagcatgtGTTCAGTTGTTGGGTAGGGAAAGGATTCCCTTTATCACAGTAAGTCTGGTGAGGTGATTCTTTTGGGGTGGCTGAGAAAACCTTTGTTGTGCAAGActcacttctctctctcttttatagGCTTTGGAGTTTTTGCAGGAGAATGCCCGAAAATATTACTTTAAACGTACAAAAATGCTTCCAGTCAGTGGGGCTTTTCATACCAGACTTATGGAACCAGCAGTAGAGCCACTGGCTGAAGTGCTAAAATCGATTGAAATTCAGAAACCGCTGCTCTGTGTGTATTCCAATGTTGATGGCAAAAAGTACATGCACTCAAAGCACATTCAGAAGCTGTTAGTGAAGCAGGTGGTGTCACCTGTTCTGTGGGAGCAGACCATGCACTCAGTGTACGAAAGAAAGCAAGGAACAGAATTTCCTTACACGTATGAAGTGGGGCCCGGGAATCAACTAGGAGCCATTCTCAAACAATGTAATTTAAAGGCCTGGAAACAATATAAGCATGTAGATGCCCTGGAAGATGAGGAAGCAGCACAGACTTAAATAACCTTTTGAGAAAAATCCACACAGCTcggtttttttctgatttaaaacTTTGTGCTCTCAAAAAAGGAAGTCTTAAACATTCATGGCTTCTCATGATGTAAAGAGCACTACTGCATAATTGCAATGAACATTTTCCTTTGAGTTCCTCAGGTGTGCAAAGGGGAGAGCAAAGTTTGGCTCTTCCATCTGTGTCAGGACTGCAAAGCTGTCAACAAACAGGCCAAGTAGCACTGTTTGGCCTCAATCCTGCAAGCAACTTTGCCTCTTgatgtttttttgttgtttggttgtttttggggGAGTTTTTTGGGTGTGGATTCAGGTTCCAGTTGGTAGCCTTGGCTGTCTGATGCAGGGATCTTCTGCAGGATTGCAGGAGTTGTTTTGCTTTCAAGTTGTGgggggctctgctctgggctaGAGGGTGCATTTAGAGGAGCCATTTGTTGGGAAGACTTTCAGTGTGTTGATGTTCCTGCTTTCTGACTCAGCTGGTTTGTGGGGTGTTCATCTATGTAAGTTCTCTTACTTTGTGTCCACATTGCCAGGTAGCAGCTGAGTGAGGCAGATGATGTTACtggaaacattattttcttaagGTTAAACTATAAATAAACTATGAAGCTTTTCTTGctatttttaatgctttggGGTGCATCATTATTGGCTCTGTCCACATGTGGATGGAAGTAACTTTCCCTCCAGTTGTCCAATGCCAAATTGGTTGTGCTAAGTTACACAAGAAATGTTCACTGGAAATAAAAGCTTAACAAAAATATTATCTACATTTCCTGACAGCAAGAAatgagctggagagcagcagattgtcccaaaccctcctggaacgagcttcccatttcccagtttgtatttttattttggtattttaatttttattttggtaatTTACAgatatatagaaaaaaatatgataTATTACTTAAATCAAATGACTGACAGCATCTTCAATAATGTATTATgaaatgcaggagaacttcCAGTTACAGTACCAATCATTCTGTAATTTCACATTTATGACAGGGAGAGTGAATTTAAAACACTGGCCCTTATCATCATTGCTAAGTGGGCTGTATTATTAAACAGTTCTTTTGTggactgcagctggcagctgtgcctcCCCTCACAGTCCAAATTCCACTTTTAGCATGTGTAAACATTAACAATTAGTAAAATACTGCAGAGTTTTTCAGCTTCACCATTCGACTGCTAGAGGCTAATGATTAAGGGTTGGAAAAactataaagaaaattatttcagtgaagGTTCCTATGTTACAGGTAAGGTGTTAATTATTCAGGAAAGCATACCAAAGTCTTCAGTTAGAATTACTGGTTAGAATACTGCAACTAAATCCCATTCCTATTATTAAAGACTGGATTGTCCTGTGTTAGAAGTTTCTGACTGTGCCATGTACGACCAAATGCAACATTGATGACTTTCAAGCCAGCTTTTATGTTAGTTGAAACTGATTGTGATATGTTAGTGGCACTAATTTCAGTGCTCTGAATTTCTggactttctttttaattacttAACCTGAGGAAATGTTGGAGACCCGTTTCCTATCTGTAGTGTTTTTgccataatttttttccttctttttttccccctcattttaCTTTGTTATACACTTTGCTGGAAATTTAAGCTCTTTGGGAAATCCATGCTAGAAATCTCTTTGTTTGCAAACCATTGATAACCTTTGCACTTCTGTCAGCTGAAGAATGCTGAAGGGAAATCTGTATCATAAGAGCATTCCAATCTTGTGGGTCTTGTTTAATCAGTGGGAAGAAGGACCCATCACCACTGTTGggtgtttgcttttcttctgtgtAGTGGCTGAGCCGAGGCTGCTCCTCAGTGAACTTTGTGTCTCCAAAAGCAGAAGCCAGAGGGAATCATGGTCTTGTGCTGATGTTGCAGTTTCTAGGAGCAGAGGAAGTGTGATGGAGGTCTTTGTACCTCTGTATGGAGAGTGTTCAGGGCTTGATTTTGTGTGGTGCCCATCAGCACAGCCTCACCTCGCATGCATTGTAATattgcctgtggctgggcagagaGTGCCCAAGTAATTATGAATCCTGGATCTCAGAGCATTTCTTTAAGGCTCTTGCTCCTCTATCCCCTCTGCTTCTGGAAACCGAATGTTTGTGAGGTGAGAAACCAGTGTGGCTCCTTCACCTGTGAACAAGCAGACACAGGATGTGGAAGAAAATCAAGTGCCGTAAATCCTGTCACATATCAGGAAGTGTGCagtgaaaaaaacagaattgaCGTTGGGTCCCCTGAGTCACTGTGGGGCTCTGACTAAAGGATTAACTAACTGTGCTCCACAGGTGAAAGAGGAGCCTGGCACTGACTGCTCCCTGCTACTCCAGTTGGTGCTGCTTGCTGTGGCTTTGAATGccatttgctttgtgttttattttgctggGATTTAATTTTGTATTCCTTGAGACTGTGCTTTGCTCCATACATGCTGGATGATGGAATTCCCCTCTCTGGTGATGCAATACAAGAGTGGGAAAAAGCAGAGTCATCCCAAGCAGCTCTTGGATGAAATAGGCAGTGAAGAGTCTCCTGTTCATCACTGGTGCCCTGTGCATAAAGGTTATTTATCTAGAAATAAGTATTTGGTAGTATTAAATTGACCCAGCTGGGAAGAGTCTATTTTTTCATAGCTGGTACTTTTATTACATATGAATAGTTCGTTTATTAGACCCTCCTCATGTTAAATTTTACCATTTACTAAATAATAACTTTTAACATATTTCTCTATCACACTGCTATTAAGGAGCTCAATGGAGCAGTCAATTCACTGATAAAACTTTAGTCTTTTTGGCTATGTGGGCCAGCTTCTGGCCTGTGTGTGACTCCAGTTCCAGGTGTGTGAACTGTGCTTTTCCAGAAAAAACTTGCCTACCTGCTGCTGAAGGGCACATCAGCTTGAGagcattttgaaaaaatatgaCACTCGAAGatatgctgctgctgctgtttgaatTTCTGGGGTATGCTGGAGCCATTACCTTTTATATTCCTTCTTTGCCTGCTTTCCTTTTGCTCTGCATTTCAAGTCATTCAAAGATATTTCAAAATCCTTTGCATGAAACTGTCAAATGAAATAGTTTAGTGgagcttcatttttttttcccagaaacaTTTTTGAGATGGGCAGTTAGGATCATAATGGGATTTAGGCACCATTCATTAAGGAGAGGAAGCATGTTCCTCAACATGCTTAAATTGGCATTTGTCTTCACTAAAGAAGAATTCCTTGTCTCATTTTAAGCAGAGACTCGAACTTGAAACTCTTAACTTCTCTGATGAGTGCTTAGATCACAAATCCattgaaaattgtattttcctgttttaaaaataacacttAAGGGTAGGAGTTGCTTGTCTGGGCAAGAAGCAGGCATCCCCTGTGCTGAGGGGAATACCCAAACCACAGAGCTGCACTTTCATTTTCTCTCACTGAGTCTATAGCTGGATACTGAAAACCAGCTTCAACAGCAAAAACAGAAGATGCACTCAGATATAGAGAGAATAACCAGGCACAAATGGGAGATGTTGAGGGAGGAAAAACTCGGCTCTTCCCTAATGGCCACCCATGCAGTCCAGGAGGGTGACACCTCGGCAATCTGCATCCTGTAAGTTGTGCTCATGTTCCCCTCCAGCTTCTTATTCCCCCCAGGCACGTGCCCTGCAAAAAGACACGCATCCTCTGAGAAAATCCCTTCTCACAATCCGTCAAGTTCTTGGGGTTTTGTTCTGGGCAGCTCCTAGTTTTACTTCGAAAAGGGGCAGAGGATATTGCCATTAATGTGTGATAGCAGTCttggaaaataaagcaaacactGCAAAAGGTTTGAAGcaacaatttaattttaaaaaagtatcaCGGTTTTAATCTTTACTATTGCTTTTACAGTGTTAAAATGTAAAGGATGGCCAGCATGCCTTCAGTTTTCCTCACATCCAGAATCTCTTTAACAAACTCATTTATAGGAAATAGACACTTTATattgcattaaaataaacacaaaaaagaCAGACTTTCTAATTGCCTGGAGTCACATTTCAAAACTAGCAAGTCAGGCAGTTATCCAGCAACAACCtccttattttaaaagttttttctttaaaaaagataTGAAACAGCAGTGACCCAGCACTCGCCTAAGTTTAAATATTAAAGAGATTTTTATCAGTGTaaatttgaaaaacaaaccagcTGCCACCACTGGGGTGTTAGTGATGTTGGTCAGTGTCCAGCAATGACCTCCTGTTGTAATTCTGTGTGCTAATTCTACAGTCCATAATTCATGGCCCACCAAAAGGCAGCAACAAGCAAGGCTGCAGGCACCAGCTTCTGGCAGAGGCACCTGACAGGAAGCCTGCAAGTCTGTGGGAAGAAAGGGGTTGGTAATTAGAAATAACAAGCAGCAAAAAGAAGGTGCAAGGAAACTAAAAGAGTGCTCATGTGGGAGGTCAGTGTGGGCCTGAGAGCACGGTCTGGTTCTGTTGCAGAAATGCAGACAGGGTCAGTTGTACTGGGGGCTCCAGCCACTAAATCCTCCTCTCTTTTCGGGGTAAGtactgctggcagcagctctgctcatcTCCCCAGGGAGACCAGCATCTGACTTCCAGCATCTGACAGTGGCAGGTGCCTCCCCTCTGAATGGAACCCCATGagttgggtgggatttgggtagtctttaaatgagaaatttcagcctaaagagaaaaaaacagggCACTGAGGGGGTATCAACAAACTAAGGGATAAACCCCAAGCAGAAGCCACATTGTATACTTCACTCACTGACATTACAAGGGAGTCAGGCATTCCTGTTGCCTATTGTGCCAACAAAAAGGTGGGAGAAAAGGGAGACAGCATACCCAGCCTCCATAGCCAGTGATCCGCTTTGTCCAGTTACTGCTCACATCTCCACAGCTTCTTATAACACTTTTAATAACATTCCACGTCTGGAAAACACTGATAGCAACCCTGAtgatttaaacaaaacaaagaaagcaTGAGGATAGAAAATTTATTCTAAAAAGTGGCAAATAAAATAGCAATGTTCaggaaacaaaaaccaacaaagaaaacccaaagaaaaaccTTTAGTATATTCCTTCCTGAAGGTGTATGTGTACATGTATATTTCTCTAAATATTTAGGAAGAAGACCTTTGAAATCTAAAGATAATTTAGGTTCAGAATTAAGTGATAAAGTGACAATCTTTGTGGTTGTTTCAAACTTAGAAAAGCATAACCCAATGAGAGATGTTTATGTCTGATGAATCAGGACAGCAATACAAGACTGACACAGCAATGCCACAGGCTCTCTCTGGAGTGTGAATCCAGCTTTGCTGAGGTAGAAGGTGTACACAAATGTTATATAcagatataaatatatgttaTGTAACACAGTTGTAACTAACTGCATTCTGGTAGGTCTGCAATGAGTGACCATCCCCTCCAAGAAGCAAGGAGAAAATAAGGTGGAGTACCTGGGGCTTCAGACACAGCTGAGTTTCTCGTGTTAGAGCACTGTTGCATGTCAGTTAATAACTATGCAGGACAACCCTCCAGCTCACAGCAGATAAAAGGCAGTTCAAACTAGTTCCAGCCATGTTTTTCTTGTATGTGCATGGGTAAGTTATTGCACATGCAGTAACATGTTAATCCCACACTGGGCTGCAGGTCTCTCATCACTCAGTTGTTCTCAAAATTGTGTCTAAAGTTACTGTGCCTCTGAGGAATTTGAAATAGCAAGACACTATTCAAGTCTTTCGACTTTAAATGGCTGTTGTCTGTGGAAACAATTTACACTTTACATTATAAAGCTTTTCCTTGTAAAAcaagctgctttgcttttctatGTTCTGTATGAGGCAGCAGTAGCAGCAataaagttttttattttgtgtacaGAAACATTCTTGTTTGTCTAGCATGACTTTTTAAAAGATCTGCCAATAAGGTAACTTACACTCGTGCCAGGTGAAGCAGTGTTTCTTCTAATGTCCTGTGGTACCTCCTGTTAAATTCATCCCCGATCAGGGCCAGCTGACGGCCAACCTGAGTAGCTGAGCTGCAAGGCAGTCAGGATGTGCACGTTAGAGGAGAACCCTGCAACAGCAGTTCTTTAAAAGCATTCTGCAAAAGTCAGGTAATGTAATTCCCCCAACAGCTGGGCTAAACTGGGACTGTAAAAGTGAAATGTTACAGGAGGGTTGCTTCCCATTATTTATGGGTTTATTGATTATTTTATGCCCATACATGAAGTGTTTTGATGTTTTCATAAGAAGCTGCATATTTGGCACTTTTGAGAAAACATGCTGATTTTTTTAGGTGTTTCATTTCTTTATACAAGACATtctgctttggggtttttgattGTCCCACTCCCTCCCCCTACCCCAAGTCAAAATATTGAAACTGCCTTCACTTTAAACATTTCAAGATATTTCATCTT
This portion of the Anomalospiza imberbis isolate Cuckoo-Finch-1a 21T00152 chromosome 5, ASM3175350v1, whole genome shotgun sequence genome encodes:
- the MCAT gene encoding malonyl-CoA-acyl carrier protein transacylase, mitochondrial; this translates as MGGWAAAPWRLGGCSGRGGLRGAARRWGSSRPGAGDRAATLSDLLQSSVEAEEPGAAAAAARRERRCPREGTVLLFPGQGSQFVGMCRGLQQYPGVRDMYRLAEKVLGYDLLSLCLEGPRDALDRTQHCQPAVFVASLAAVEKLNHLQPEVVERCVAAAGYSVGEFAALVFAGALGFAEALYAVKVRAEAMQKASEAVPSGMLSVVGRREANYKFACLEARKHCESLGIENPVCTVSNYLFPDSRVIAGHLQALEFLQENARKYYFKRTKMLPVSGAFHTRLMEPAVEPLAEVLKSIEIQKPLLCVYSNVDGKKYMHSKHIQKLLVKQVVSPVLWEQTMHSVYERKQGTEFPYTYEVGPGNQLGAILKQCNLKAWKQYKHVDALEDEEAAQT